Genomic window (Capricornis sumatraensis isolate serow.1 chromosome 1, serow.2, whole genome shotgun sequence):
agagAACAACCTTATGACTGCCAAGGGGGCTGTGCGGTGGggagatagattgggagtttggggttagcagacgcACAGAATGGATGAACAACAGGGTCTCACTGCAGAGtatagggaactgtattcaatatcttgtgatataCTATAAtggcaaagaatttaaaaaacaatgtatatatacgtataactgaatcattctgttgtacacagcagaaattaacacaacattgtaaatcaacaactgtatagtttaaaaaaaaatctcaaagtagTCTTTTAGCAGtctatactatatatgtatatttaaaaaaagagtcaaaatgtttgctttgtgtatttatttttagaagaggaggttaaaaaaatttttggtgtCTGCTTCAAAGCATTTTCCCAAAGAATGGTGATTCGTTCACTATACATCATTATGGATGCACAATGTTCTGGCTTTCATGATGGTCTGAATTCAAGGTGATATGTGTTTTTCTGaaatactttgtatttttttgaaCATATGTGGGTTGTTCCTTGAGTTCCTATTCTCATATGAAAGGTATTGACACTTTGGCttcacaaatgaataaaaaataacataaaaacaaCTTTTGTTTAATTTGGGTCTGGGCTAATTTATTTAAGGAACTATTTAACAATAATGGGCTCAGATATTTGAATGCCCTATGATGCTGATTAATTAAGGAACTGCTGATCCTAAAACTACACAACCAAAAGGGAATGAGGGAAGGATCACAAGTCTGAATGCCAAATTCAAAGCCATATATCAATAACTTCCTTCTTACTTTTGCAATATCTATaatgtagagggaaaaagaataaaaattatatgagtaATGATAAATTAAAAAGTGCATACAGAactaggaaaatatttttgttagatTTGTTACTTACTCCAGTTAAATAAGATGTTTGTAAAGAAAAGCTTAAGGCAGAAAACTAGTTACATTGCTGCTGAACTTCTTGACAGCAAAAGAAAGAATACCAGTCTACTTCCCTGGTTTATTTGTCTTAAGACATGTTATCTTGTAACTTGAACATCTAACTTATGCCTTGAAAATTCAAAGCAAAAAGTAAAATCATACGGAAAACCCGAAACGTCAATACATCTAAACAGACGTTTGCTTGTAGTTTTTGGTATCCAAAACCTTTTTTCCACACATAGCGCAGatgcctaaaacaaacaaacaaacagaaaactcatGTAAGCAATCAAGTGTTAACAACTAATTATACCAATCAAATATTTAACTAATATCAATGATTTGGTTTATTTAAGTCACTggtgaaggtaaaaaaaaaaaaattaaacagcatCAGAAAAGAGAAAACGAATATACTTTCAACTATGACAAGTTCTGTATACTTTGCCTTAGAAAAAAGAGCATTTATCTGACAAATAAGTTTTATGAAGGGCTACTCTTATACTGTGTTATCCAAATCAGTATCAAAAGAAGTACATTTGATATGAATATAAACGTGGTATTGAGAGAAACTCACCCTTTTTGTAGGCACAGCCCTGGCAATAATGAGAACCCGGTTGGTGTACAGAACTTTTACAAATTCTGCAAGTGGAGAACTTATTCTTTCCATACGGATCAAACctagagttttttttaaagaaagaaaaatgtacagTACGATAGAAATACTCTTAAATAACCTCACTTAAGCAACAAATGTGATTAATCTATGCTTTCTGGTCCCTCTATAAAACTCTACAATTGATAGCATAGCACTCTTCTAACTGGCTACTCTCTTAACATACCTGCACGTTTCTGCCCCTTCCATGTAAGCTGTATGCTTATAAAGAGTCATCTGTACTTAATCCCAAACCTGTTTATCAGAGTTGTATTTGTCAATCTATTCAAGTGTTACAGTTAAACATTATGGAAACTCATGAAATGAAGAGTACAAAAAAAGTAAGCGATTCTACTAAAAACTAAGTGAATGCTTTGACAACCAGAAAAGAGTGTATCATGAAAACTGCTACAGCATTAGTCATGGGTAAGAAAActcaaattgagaaaaaaatcaaaatggaaggGCTTGGCACTTGAAGTGTCAGTTCTTGAGCTACTTTAAAGATgctgaaaatatatattctggTTATGATTTATATAAGGCAAACGATAAAGTAGATTCATATTCAAAAAGCCTTGTCTCAATGTAAAATGATTGATGAAATATATGTATAGTTATGCGCTTTGACTTAAAATAAGGTATGTGTATCTCTTCATGACTGCCTAGTTTAGCTGATATTTTCAATTAACTGATGTAAACTTTTTTGGATAAAAAGTTTCTATTAAATGAAAATGTCACCTTACTGTAACTGGTGTGCAAGATAATTTTAGAGGAAATACTTCCCATCAAATTGGCAGTAACTTTTTGTAACTGAACTCATATAATGAACACCAATACTGTCCAGACCTGGTTTCTTCTCTTGGGTACAATACAATAGCTCATTTTCAAAGGttaatttttctaaatccaaAAGAATGTCACTTTACTTCCCACAAGGGAAGTTAAGACTGAACCTGATTCTTCCTTTGAATAACAAGCTCAATTTGTTTGCATGTACAAGTCTAGAGATTACTTTTTCTTAGaactatatatttttccaaaatgtacattttaatatCTCAGAAATATTATGTACACTTCCCAAAGTGAGACATTTAAAATACCCAAAAGTAATAGCTACTTATTAATGACACTGAAGTAAGTTTGGGAGCATAAAGGAACTAGGACCTAAAACTGTATGCTCTATTAAAGAACAACTTGGTCAATAATAACTGAATGATCTCAGAAGACATCAACAGGTCAGTCAACAATACCCAATGAGACAATGCACTGAAGTTTAAGTCTATTATGCTAATTTATACTCATTATTTAATAAACACCTTTATGTGTAAGGCACTTTATGTATTAGAAGCTTTATTATTAAAAGCCAAAGATGAACTTGACAAAGCTTCTGTCCTCATCCAGCTGACATTTGTGAGAGGAGACAGACAGTAAGTAAGGAGACAACCACACTTTTAAGATAGTAATACCTGTTGTAGAGAAAATTCAAAGAGGATATTGTGGTggacaggaggggaaggaaggaaggaaggaaggaaggaagacattAGTTTAGATGCTGGttagggaaatagatggggaaacagtggaaagtgtcagaatttattttttggggctccaaaatcactgtagatggtgactgcagccatgaaattcagacgcttactccttggaagaaaagctatgaccaacctagatagcatattcaaaagcagagacattactttgccaacaaagttccatctagtcaaggtcatagtttttccagtagtcatgtatggatgtgagagttggactgtgaagaaagctgagcgccaaagaattgatgcttttggactgtggtgttggagaagactcttgagagtcccttgaactgcaaggagacccaaccagtccattctaaaggagatcagccctgggtgttctttggaaggactgatgctaaagctgaaattccaatactttagccacctgatgcaaagagctgactcatttgaaaagactctgattctgggagggatcgggggcaggaggagaaggagatgacagaggatgagatggctggatggcatctctgactcaatggacctgagtttgagtgaactccgggagttggtgatggacagggaggcctggcatgctgcaattcatggagtcacagagtcggacacgactgagcaactgaactgaactgaactagggacTGTCCCTGGAGAAATGACATTTCAGCTGCGACTCAAGTAACCAGGAGCCAGTTATGTGAGCTCTTAAGGATGAATTCCAGGAAGAGGGCACAGTAAGCAAAACCTCTTCCAGTGAGAGTGCGCTTGGCAAATCTGAATCAAGAGTTGGCTCCATGGGAAGTCACACAGGTAGGAGGGGCCAGACCATAAAGGACCCCGTGAGACCATGGCACAGGGTCTGGATTTTATTCAATGTAAAAAGAAACCCAAGCAAAGGAGTTACTTATTCTTTAAGGAACCATGCTAATTATTATGAGAATGAAGTATagggaatcagagaggaaacagggAGACACAAGTTATTACAGTAttcaataagaaataataatgatggtTTACAAGAGGGTACTAGCAGCAAGATGAACAGAAGGTGGATTCAGGTTACTTTTTGATAGTAGAGCCATAGAACTCGCTAATGGATATGGGAAGCGAATGAAATGAAGAAATCAGTGAGGAATTTTGGTTTGTACAAGTAGACTGAACCCCAGAGCCATGATGAGAAGACTATGATTAGACTGAAGGAAAAAGAGGATGCCTGTCAAACATCAAATTAGAAAAGTCAAGGAGGCAACTGGATATATGGCTGGAGTTCAGAGGAGTCATGATGAGATATACATGTGGAAGTCATTAACATACAGCTTGAATTCAAAGGTGCTGGACTAAAGTCACTTGAAGAGAGATAGCAAAtttacaaatgggaaaaaaaatgtctagGATTGAGTCTAGAAGCACTGGATTGAGAACAGCACTGGAAGGAACAGTTAGTGAGTTAAGAGGAAAGGAGAATGTGGTATCTCAAAGCCAAGAGAATAAATGGTtgcaaaaaaaggagagagagagacagcacgCTGTTAAAGGTTAAGAAAGGTAATAACTGAGAAGCAGCCAAGAGTTTCAAAGATCATGTGTGATCTTGACAAGAGTAGGTTTATAAGTGTGGTAGAGATGGAGGCCTGACTATAGTGGCTGAAGGAGTAAATAGAACTTAAGGACACTGGGAAAGTACTCTCTAGATACAGCTTTTGAAAACTTCTGCTATAAAAGGAAGCAAGAAAATGGATGGCAGCTAGAAGAATTTATGGGgctttaaaaactgaatatagTAGAGCATGGTGTCAAAAATTGTTTTTATGGTAGGAGACATTTTTATCCCCATTCCTCGGTAAAAAAACAACGTTCAGGAAAGTTAAGGAACTGTTTTGACTTGCTTAAAGTTATAGAACTAGACAGTAACAAAGTCTACATTCAAATTTATGTCTGACTTTAGAGCTCATGATCTGTCCACATTTGTCTGCTGCCTGTGATTCACAGAAAAACTAAGAACTAGTAAAAATAAGTACTATTTTCTggtcaaattataaaaataatatataatatcttcATATATTGATACAGTGAAAAGAAGAGGGTGAAACCAATAGGATGTAACAGATAGCTTGGTTATACACCCTGGGAAGTACCTAAGTCTATGCTTTATTACAACAGAATGAGGCAAAACAAATTCATTCCAATATACTTAATAGTAAAAAGAGTAGAAATTTACGACTGCTTTACAGATGCTCTTTTACCTACCTTGCTTTTTTTGAGGTCAAAGCCTTATTTTCGTTCAGCTTTCTTCCACCACTTTCTGCATAGAAATATACACACACTTTAGTGGGTTATTTCTACACATTTCACATAATAACATAACCATGCAACATTTAACAATCAGAAAGTTCATTTTTTGACTTCtaaccaatcagttcagttgctcaatcatgtccgactctttgtgaccccatgtactgcagcatgccaggcctccttgtccatcaccaactcccagagcctactcaaactcatgtccatcaagttggtgatgccatccaatcttcTCATCCTCCTtctcatcgtccccttctcctcctgccttcaatctttcccagcagctgggtctttgcaaatgactcagttctttgcatcaggtggccaaagtactggagtttcagcttcagcatcagtccttccagtgaatattcaggactgatttcctttaggatggactggttggatctcctcgcagttcaggggactctcaagagtcttctccaacaccatagttcaaaaccatctattcttcggtgctcagctttctttatagtccaactcacatccatacatgactactggaaaaaccatagccttgactagatggacctttgttggcaaagtagcatctctgctttttaatatgctgtctaggttggtcataacttttcttccaaggagtaagcgtcttttaatttcatggctgaaatcaccatccgcagtgattttggagcccctcaaaataaagtctctcactgtttccattgtttcgccatctatttgccatgaagtgatgggaccagatgccatgatcttagatttctgaatgttgagtttcaaacctactttttcactctcctcttttactttcatcaagaggctttttagtttctcttcactttctgccataagggtggtgtcatctgcatatctgagtttattgatatttttcccagcaatcttgattccaccttgtgcttcagccagcccagcatttctcatgatgtactctgcttatgaGTTAaaaaatagggtgacaatatacagcctggacgtactcctttcctgatttggaaccagtatgttgttccatgtccagttctaactgttgcttcttgatctgcatacagatttctcaagaggcaggtcaggtggtctggtattcccatgtcttgaagaactttccagtctgttgtgatccacacagtcaaaggctttggtatagttaataaagcagaaatagatgtttttctggaactctcttgccttttcaatgatccagcagatgttggtaatttgatctctggttcctctgccttttctaaaaccagcttgaacatctggaagttcatggttcacataccattgaagcctggcttggaggatttggggcattactttgctagcatgtgaggtgagtgcaattgtgcagcagtgtgacattctttggcactggaatgaaaactgatcttttccagtcctgtggccactgctgagttttccaaatttgctggtatattgagtgcagcactttcacagcatcatctttcaggatttgaaatagctcaactggaattccatcacctccactagctttgttcatagtgatgctttctaatgcccacatgactttgcattccaggatggctctaagtgagtgatcacaccattgtggttatctgggtcatgaatatattttttgtatagttcttccacctcttcttaatatcttctgcttctgttaggtccataccatttctgtcctttattgagcccatctttgcttgaaatgttcccttggtatctctaattttctt
Coding sequences:
- the CRIPT gene encoding cysteine-rich PDZ-binding protein, which translates into the protein MVCEKCEKKLGTVITPDTWKDGARNTTESGGRKLNENKALTSKKARFDPYGKNKFSTCRICKSSVHQPGSHYCQGCAYKKGICAMCGKKVLDTKNYKQTSV